From a single Hippopotamus amphibius kiboko isolate mHipAmp2 chromosome X, mHipAmp2.hap2, whole genome shotgun sequence genomic region:
- the LOC130842666 gene encoding 14-3-3 protein eta-like, giving the protein MGDREQLLQWARLAEQAERYDDMASAMKAVTELNEPLSNEDRNLLSVAYKNVVGARRSSWRVISSIEQKTMADGNEKKLEKVKAYREKIEKELETVCNDVLALLDKFLIKNCNDFQYESKVFYLKMKGDYYRYLAEVASGEKKNSVVEASEAAYKEAFEISKEHMQPTHPIWLGLALNFSVFYYEIQNAPEQACLLAKQAFDDAIAELDTLNEDSYKDSTLIMQLLRDNLTLWTSDQQDEEAGEGN; this is encoded by the coding sequence ATGGGCGACCGCGAGCAGCTGCTGCAGTGGGCGCGGCTGGCCGAGCAGGCGGAGCGCTACGACGACATGGCCTCCGCCATGAAGGCGGTGACCGAGCTCAACGAACCTCTCTCCAATGAAGACCGAAACCTCCTCTCCGTGGCCTACAAGAACGTGGTCGGTGCCCGGCGGTCTTCCTGGAGGGTCATCAGCAGCATCGAGCAGAAAACCATGGCGGATGGGAATGAGAAGAAGCTGGAGAAGGTTAAGGCTTACCGGGAGAAGATCGAGAAGGAGCTGGAAACCGTGTGCAACGATGTGCTGGCCCTGCTGGACAAGTTCCTCATCAAGAACTGCAATGACTTCCAGTACGAGAGCAAGGTCTTCTACCTGAAGATGAAGGGCGACTACTACCGCTACCTGGCAGAGGTGGCTTCCGGCGAGAAGAAAAACAGTGTGGTCGAAGCTTCAGAGGCGGCCTACAAGGAAGCCTTTGAAATCAGCAAGGAGCACATGCAGCCGACACACCCCATCTGGCTTGGTCTGGCCCTCAACTTCTCTGTGTTCTACTACGAGATCCAGAACGCGCCTGAGCAGGCCTGCCTCTTAGCCAAGCAAGCCTTCGACGACGCCATAGCCGAGCTGGACACACTAAACGAGGATTCCTACAAGGACTCCACGCTCATCATGCAGCTGCTGCGAGACAACCTCACCCTCTGGACGAGCGACCAGCAGGACGAGGAAGCCGGAGAAGGCAACTGA